One genomic segment of Arachis duranensis cultivar V14167 chromosome 4, aradu.V14167.gnm2.J7QH, whole genome shotgun sequence includes these proteins:
- the LOC107482462 gene encoding succinate dehydrogenase subunit 4, mitochondrial isoform X2, producing the protein MQSLTLSKRLSASKPIFRISPNLVTQSSTTSSSSTTSPPPSSPISTADGGSSCHSLALLSLLRAPRSATQSLRTGVSGSDVRDANLAGGQVRAYEVQPHGAAGYATATTTGDSIQRKERDSGLRNVGPKTKREQLLKATALVALLFIFPNAYSMLAANLFVFWHISAGIEEILADYVHHEMTRNYVVIAFKLFLIIAMKDVFLKFVFV; encoded by the exons atgcaGTCTCTGACCCTGAGCAAGAGGCTCTCTGCATCCAAGCCTATCTTCAGAATCTCTCCTAACCTCGTCACTCAATCATCAACCACCTCCTCCTCTTCCACCACCTCTCCGCCACCTTCGTCACCGATCTCCACCGCAGATGGCGGCTCCTCCTGCCATTCCTTGGCTCTCCTCAGCTTACTCCGCGCTCCCAGGTCCGCTACCCAAAGCCTCCGAACTGGTGTCTCCGGATCTGAC GTTAGAGATGCAAATCTCGCTGGAGGCCAAG TGCGCGCTTATGAG GTTCAGCCTCACGGTGCAGCTGGTTATGCCACTGCTACTACTACTGGCGATAGCATCCAGAG GAAGGAGCGAGACAGTGGATTGAGGAATGTAGGTCCGAAGACAAAGAGAGAGCAGCTGCTAAAAGCCACTGCACTTGTCGCACTTCTTTTTATATTCCCAAACGCCTATTCCATGCTCGCAGCGAATCTCTTTGTATTCTGGCACATAAGTGCTGGTATTGAAGAGATTTTGGCTGATTATGTCCACCATGAGATGACCCGAAATTACGTCGTGATTGCTTTCAAATTGTTCCTGATAATTGCAATGAAGGATGTGTTCCTGAAATTTGTATTTGTATAA
- the LOC107482462 gene encoding uncharacterized protein LOC107482462 isoform X1 translates to MQSLTLSKRLSASKPIFRISPNLVTQSSTTSSSSTTSPPPSSPISTADGGSSCHSLALLSLLRAPRSATQSLRTGVSGSDVRDANLAGGQVRAYEVLKLYRSCYGTGIATFKVQPHGAAGYATATTTGDSIQRKERDSGLRNVGPKTKREQLLKATALVALLFIFPNAYSMLAANLFVFWHISAGIEEILADYVHHEMTRNYVVIAFKLFLIIAMKDVFLKFVFV, encoded by the exons atgcaGTCTCTGACCCTGAGCAAGAGGCTCTCTGCATCCAAGCCTATCTTCAGAATCTCTCCTAACCTCGTCACTCAATCATCAACCACCTCCTCCTCTTCCACCACCTCTCCGCCACCTTCGTCACCGATCTCCACCGCAGATGGCGGCTCCTCCTGCCATTCCTTGGCTCTCCTCAGCTTACTCCGCGCTCCCAGGTCCGCTACCCAAAGCCTCCGAACTGGTGTCTCCGGATCTGAC GTTAGAGATGCAAATCTCGCTGGAGGCCAAG TGCGCGCTTATGAG GTTCTCAAACTTTATCGCTCCTGTTACGGAACCGGAATAGCAACTTTCAAG GTTCAGCCTCACGGTGCAGCTGGTTATGCCACTGCTACTACTACTGGCGATAGCATCCAGAG GAAGGAGCGAGACAGTGGATTGAGGAATGTAGGTCCGAAGACAAAGAGAGAGCAGCTGCTAAAAGCCACTGCACTTGTCGCACTTCTTTTTATATTCCCAAACGCCTATTCCATGCTCGCAGCGAATCTCTTTGTATTCTGGCACATAAGTGCTGGTATTGAAGAGATTTTGGCTGATTATGTCCACCATGAGATGACCCGAAATTACGTCGTGATTGCTTTCAAATTGTTCCTGATAATTGCAATGAAGGATGTGTTCCTGAAATTTGTATTTGTATAA
- the LOC107482350 gene encoding LOW QUALITY PROTEIN: U11/U12 small nuclear ribonucleoprotein 48 kDa protein (The sequence of the model RefSeq protein was modified relative to this genomic sequence to represent the inferred CDS: inserted 1 base in 1 codon) has protein sequence MTSSVFRTLVFTEKFDVVLVALTWYGAHVASLILRIHINNGVCEEGHCPQPPPTPSSASNNLPATFTSLNSLLSLSNTALQVTPPSPNLTTNLIPCPFNPNHLLPPDSLFHHHLRCPSSPCPIPLPFHSLAYPNTLYSPPNRTLSLQPFLHFTSNFFYRHCPSVVSFSNANSLTTETLTLPSPLSLSCTDSINNNFDYRSLRFRLLPSEYCAIMRELESWNDFPPKHSDSILRAILGLGFAKECDLAPWIIANSPRYGVVIDSPMQKHIFLLCCLCLKAILREALASYMEKRNSECSVLNEALTWLQSQVSILYGAINGKYFILNFLKHCVLVGATLHLLFPLGVXFDDSKSDNRNEEEINCVVKTKIFESQISAAVAALHERSLLEGEIRRIWFSHQPSKQQLFAEHCYLSERASEERGKRVDYRPVIDHDVLHRQKLAKQDASRQKTREELLAEERDYKRRRMSYRGKKIQSSAIQVARDLIEEYMEEIKQVGGVENPVKVSEENEMFQSKPPSGDVIPVEVNNSWKTAYDSHAVIITNSSYIEQRSYTKCSEKTKPEEDMPSRHNEQHRRQHYMSHDYVGEKQNAGKVKYDKDNDSAKPDRHRSHSQSYEHSHHHQKQDYSKRKKYDYSSRARDRWQKDSDRNNVSDSSMKDAFSDRYMPSES, from the exons ATGACCAGTTCGGTATTCAGAACTTTGGTTTTTACGGAAAAGTTTGACGTAGTTCTCGTGGCGCTGACTTGGTACGGAGCACACGTGGCAT cCTTAATCCTTCGAATTCACATAAACAATGGAGTGTGTGAAGAGGGTCACTGTCCTCAGCCACCTCCAACTCCTTCCTCAGCCTCTAACAATCTCCCCGCCACCTTCACATCCCTCAACAGCCTCCTCTCCCTCTCCAACACTGCTCTCCAAGTTACTCCTCCCTCTCCCAACCTAACAACCAACCTCATCCCATGCCCCTTTAACCCCAACCACCTCCTGCCCCCTGACTCCCTCTTCCACCACCACCTACGCTGCCCCTCCTCTCCTTGCCCCATCCCCCTCCCTTTCCACTCCCTTGCTTACCCTAACACACTCTACTCCCCTCCCAACCGCACCCTCTCACTCCAACCGTTCTTACACTTCACCTCCAACTTTTTTTACCGCCATTGCCCCAGTGTTGTTTCCTTCTCCAACGCCAATTCTCTCACCACAGAAACCCTCACCCTTCCATCCCCCCTCTCTCTCAGTTGCACCGATTCGATAAACAACAATTTCGATTACCGGAGTTTGCGTTTTCGCCTCCTTCCTTCTGAATACTGCGCAATTATGCGCGAACTAGAATCGTGGAACGATTTTCCCCCTAAGCACTCAGACTCTATTCTTCGCGCcattttaggtttagggtttgcgAAGGAGTGTGACCTGGCGCCGTGGATAATAGCGAACTCACCTCGATACGGCGTCGTAATAGACTCGCCTATGCAGAAACACATATTCTTGCTGTGTTGTCTGTGCCTCAAAGCGATTCTGAGAGAAGCTCTTGCTTCTTACATGGAGAAGCGAAACTCCGAGTGCTCCGTTTTAAACGAGGCACTGACGTGGCTGCAATCTCAAGTTTCAATCTTGTACGGTGCGATTAATGGAAAGTACTTCATTCTTAATTTCCTGAAGCATTGTGTTTTAGTTGGCGCTACCTTGCATTTGCTGTTTCCTTTAGGGG GCTTCGATGATTCGAAATCTGATAATAGAAACGAGGAAGAGATCAATTGTGTAGTCAAAACAAAGATTTTCGAGTCTCAGATTTCGGCAGCTGTTGCAGCATTGCATGAGCGGTCTTTGCTTGAAGGCGAAATTAGGAGAATATGGTTCTCTCATCAGCCAAGTAAACAGCAGCT GTTTGCTGAGCACTGTTATCTGTCTGAGAGAGCAAGTGAGGAGCGGGGAAAGCGTGTTGATTATAGGCCTGTAATTGATCATGATGTTCTTCATCGGCAGAAGTTGGCAAAACAG GATGCATCTAGACAAAAGACAAGAGAGGAATTGCTAGCTGAAGAAAGGGATTACAAACGTCGGAGAATGTCTTACCGTGGGAAGAAGATACAGTCATCAGCTATACAG GTGGCAAGGGACTTGATAGAGGAATACATGGAGGAAATCAAGCAGGTTGGAGGGGTTGAGAATCCTGTGAAAGTTTCTGAAGAAAATGAGATGTTTCAATCTAAACCTCCCTCTGGTGATGTCATTCCTGTGGAAGTTAATAATTCATGGAAAACTGCTTATGACTCACATGCAGTGATAATCACTAACTCAAGTTACATTGAGCAAAGATCATACACTAAGTGCTCTGAAAAAACAAAACCTGAGGAGGATATGCCTTCTAGACATAATGAGCAACATAGAAGACAACATTACATGAGCCATGATTATGTAGGAGAGAAACAGAATGCTGGTAAAGTGAAATATGATAAAGATAATGATTCTGCAAAACCTGATAGACACAGAAGTCATAGCCAATCATATGAGCATAGCCATCATCATCAGAAGCAAGAttactcaaaaagaaagaagtatGATTACTCATCAAGAGCTAGGGATAGGTGGCAAAAGGACTCAGACAGGAATAACGTTTCAGACTCTTCCATGAAGGATGCATTTTCAGATCGATACATGCCTTCAGAATCTTGA